One Aegilops tauschii subsp. strangulata cultivar AL8/78 chromosome 7, Aet v6.0, whole genome shotgun sequence genomic window carries:
- the LOC109760132 gene encoding gibberellin-regulated protein 14 isoform X2, whose amino-acid sequence MAPTQQRLLTRRRLLPPLLLLLLLAAHLQPAAASSSASDPLTTAHGSMRASSRSLLQQQPPPRLDCPKVCLGRCANNWKNEMCNDKCNVCCQRCNCVPPGTGQDTRHICPCYDQMTNPHNGKLKCP is encoded by the exons ATGGCGCCGACCCAGCAGCGGCTTCTCACTCGTCGccgtctccttcctcctctgctgctgTTGCTCCTCCTCGCCGCACATCTTCAGCCTGCTGCTGCTTCCTCTTCTGCTTCTGATCCGCTG ACGACGGCCCACGGCAGCATGAGGGCCAGCAGCAGGTCCCTGCTCCAGCAGCAGCCGCCTCCCAGACTAG ACTGCCCCAAGGTGTGCTTGGGCCGCTGCGCCAACAACTGGAAGAACGAGATGTGCAACGACAAGTGCAACGTCTGCTGCCAGCGCTGCAACTGCGTGCCCCCCGGCACCGGCCAGGACACCCGCCACATCTGCCCCTGCTACGACCAAATGACCAACCCGCACAACGGCAAGCTCAAGTGCCCTTGA
- the LOC109760132 gene encoding uncharacterized protein isoform X1, which yields MAPTQQRLLTRRRLLPPLLLLLLLAAHLQPAAASSSASDPLVTTTTAHGSMRASSRSLLQQQPPPRLDCPKVCLGRCANNWKNEMCNDKCNVCCQRCNCVPPGTGQDTRHICPCYDQMTNPHNGKLKCP from the exons ATGGCGCCGACCCAGCAGCGGCTTCTCACTCGTCGccgtctccttcctcctctgctgctgTTGCTCCTCCTCGCCGCACATCTTCAGCCTGCTGCTGCTTCCTCTTCTGCTTCTGATCCGCTG GTGACCACCACGACGGCCCACGGCAGCATGAGGGCCAGCAGCAGGTCCCTGCTCCAGCAGCAGCCGCCTCCCAGACTAG ACTGCCCCAAGGTGTGCTTGGGCCGCTGCGCCAACAACTGGAAGAACGAGATGTGCAACGACAAGTGCAACGTCTGCTGCCAGCGCTGCAACTGCGTGCCCCCCGGCACCGGCCAGGACACCCGCCACATCTGCCCCTGCTACGACCAAATGACCAACCCGCACAACGGCAAGCTCAAGTGCCCTTGA